Genomic window (Streptosporangium brasiliense):
TTCGCCGACGTGTTCCGGTCGGTGCCGCTGGCCAGGCAGTTCCTCAATACGGTCGTGGTCACCGCCGCCGTGACCGCCGGACAGTTGCTGCTGTGCTCGCTGGCCGCGTTCGCCTTCGCGCGGCTGCGCTTTCCCGGCAGGGGCGCCTTGTTCCTGCTCTTCCTGGCCGTGCTGATGGTGCCTGGAGAGCTGTTCCTCATCCCGCGGTACGAGATCATGCAGGGGCTCGGTTGGCTGAACTCTCTTCAGGCGCTGATAGCGCCGGGCGTGTTCGGCGCGTTCGGCACCTTCATGCTCCGGCAGTTCTTCCTGTCGTTGCCCAGGGAGCTGGACGAGGCGGCCTCGATCGACGGGGCCAGCCCGCTGCAGATCTACTGGCACATCCTGCTCCCGTTGGTCAGACCCGGCCTGCTGGCGCTCGGCATGCTGACCGTCATGTGGTCGTGGAGCAGCCTGCTGTGGCCCCTGGTGGTCAATACCGACCCGGAGATGATGACGCTGTCGGCCGGCCTCGCCTCGCTGCGCGGCCAGTTCCTGACCAACTTCCCCATCCTGTTCGCCGGGTCGGTCGTGGCCTCACTGCCGGTGATCGTTCTCTTTGCCGTCATGCAACGTCAGCTCATCGCCGGCATCGCCTTCACCGGCTCGAAGGGGTGATCCCGGCAGCTGATGCCGAGGTGGACGGCCACCAGGGCGACGGCGGTCGGGATGGCCTCGCCGGACCCGGCCGGGAGCACCCCGCTTGCGTTGATCAACTGTCCGTCAGGAAGGCCAGGGCGTCCGGGGCGAACCGTCTGTCGGTGAACGTGCCGCTGTGGCTCCGGCCCGGGTAGACGACGAGCTGGGCGTCCGGGATGCCTTCCACCGTCTGCCGGGCCAGTTCCAGCGGGTAGACCAGGTCCCTGTCGCCCTGGATCAGCAGCGTGGCCGCCTTGATGTCGTGCAGCCGTCCACTCAGGTCGGAGCCGTCCTCGGCGTCGAGGACGATGACGGCGTCGGTGTGGTCTTCGTGGCCGCTGTCGGACAGCCACAGCAGGCCTTCGAGCAGTCTTCGGCCGGTCGTCGATTCCGTGACGACCTCGGCCAGCGCGGGGCTCGGCCGCCTGCCCTGGCGTGCGCGCTCGATGTAGGCGCGCTGGGCTCGCCTGCCGACGGGGCCGAGGGTGCAGGCCGTGCCGGCCAGGACGAGGCGGTCGACCAGGCCGGGATGGTCGGCGGCGAGTTGGAGGGCGATGGATCCGCCGGTGGAGATGGCCAGCATGTTCACCGGGGCCTCGAAGGTGCTTCTGATCGCCTGCGCGTAGACGGCGGCGAGGTCGGTCATCGTCGTGCCCGGTGGCAGCCCAGGTCGGC
Coding sequences:
- a CDS encoding carbohydrate ABC transporter permease; this encodes MSKPRTWPAHVFLAAGALVMLAPFAWQLVVSLQTLPDSLRVPPKFTPSWQWSNFADVFRSVPLARQFLNTVVVTAAVTAGQLLLCSLAAFAFARLRFPGRGALFLLFLAVLMVPGELFLIPRYEIMQGLGWLNSLQALIAPGVFGAFGTFMLRQFFLSLPRELDEAASIDGASPLQIYWHILLPLVRPGLLALGMLTVMWSWSSLLWPLVVNTDPEMMTLSAGLASLRGQFLTNFPILFAGSVVASLPVIVLFAVMQRQLIAGIAFTGSKG
- a CDS encoding alpha/beta fold hydrolase, which codes for MLNDLPYLSAGAGPPLVVLLYTPQAANPRGLARWSTMRMVRPFTEHFTVYVVNRRPGLPPGTTMTDLAAVYAQAIRSTFEAPVNMLAISTGGSIALQLAADHPGLVDRLVLAGTACTLGPVGRRAQRAYIERARQGRRPSPALAEVVTESTTGRRLLEGLLWLSDSGHEDHTDAVIVLDAEDGSDLSGRLHDIKAATLLIQGDRDLVYPLELARQTVEGIPDAQLVVYPGRSHSGTFTDRRFAPDALAFLTDS